CGTTCAGCAGAAATGGTACTTGAAATTCtggattttgatcttttcccggCCTAGCAGCATACGGTCCCAGTGGCTCTCTTGATGCCGGGCAGCAAGCCAGAGCTCCTGATCGGCCCCGCAATCACGAGGGTAAACAACCGACACGCTGACAGCCGTTCTGAACCCAGACAACCACTCTGGTTCAACTTTCAGTACAGTGTTCAATAAACTGCATGAGACAGTCGACACTCTATTATATAATAAAACCAGGCTTTCTTTGGGCTGATTtggcccaactgtaggctaacgTCAGCGTTCTGAGCACGGTTAAGACCAGTGAGGCTAAGTTAGGGTGTTCTGGGAGGTTAGATGTATTAAATGCATTGttgacttatgatattttcaCCTTCCAATGGGTTTATTGGGACATAACCCCACCGTTACAGGGAAGACCTGTACTAGACAAAATCCTGAAGCTTTTCATGCATCAGCCCTTTCCTTACCTTTAGTTTTCTCCTACTGTAGAGCCATGTTCACCAGGAGCAAACATTCGGTgacacatttctttctctttacccAGGTAATCGCGGTAATAGCTGTCGGGAGAAATACACAGTAGTTAGAGAAGGGCTGTCTCTGTGGGAGGTGACACCTGGTGGCTGGAATTCTCCACTCAGGTCCAGAAACACCAAAACTTCAGCAGGCCTTAAATCGAATCAGGAGTGAGTGGAAGCaatgctggggggtggggggtggggggatagggGAGGCTCCCGAGGGCTGTTCAGGAAGTCCTTGGACAAAAAGCGCACCGTCTGCAAAGATGGCAGCCTCGAAGGCCGGCAGCCGCTGTCAGTGAGGCTGCCCAGCAGAGTCCTGCCGAGCAACACCTCACACTCAGAGACCTCAAACTTACCTTGAGATTTTCCTGCTAAAGAATGGTCAGACTCCAAAATTTCTACACCTAACTTGACAGGATATTTATAAATACCAGAAAGGAAATTGCTAGAAAGTGTTAAAGGCCTGAAATGCAAACAATCGGATCCAAATAAGAGGTACACACACCTCAGACCTTTTTTAATGGCAAGAAAGCTTTAACTAGCAATCtggattaaacatttaaaaatgttaacaggAGTAGAAAAATCTCACCAATACAGAGGAACCAAAGagcaccaaacaaacaaacaaacccagtgGTTATAATATGAAGTGATGGAATTATCGGTGATTAACTATGTTGAAATTTTCAaagttttctacaatgaacatgtagCTTCTACAATCAGAAAAAGTTAGATTACTTCAAGGTTGGTATCCATATCACCTGAGTAAAAAGAGCGTCACCCTAGGGTATGACTAGACCCGAAAGAGCCATTTCACATCAAACCAGGATCTGCAGTCAGCTGAGAACAGCAGTCCTCAGTTGGTGGCGAGTAGGGAAGAATATCTGAAGAACACTGCCCTTTCTGCAAGTCACACTGGCCGCCTCTTTAAGGTGCTTACttctggggcaggacagggaggCAGGCGATGGTCCAGGCAAGGGTGGTTTGGAGGTCTGTCCTACAGCCGCCCTCCCTTCTGCCCCCCCACGGCCTGGGAGCTGTGGGTCAGAGTGCCGAGCACTTCACAAAGCCAGCTCTAGGGGGCGCTGCCTCCCAGCACAAGCCTGGCAACATCAAACAGGCCTACACCCGAGCGGGCAGGCCAGAGTGGCAGCCACACCACACGTTCCTTCCTCTGTCTGCACTCCTGCAAACACAGGTCTCACCTGGCCAGTTTCTTCAGCTCGTTATTGATGTCGTGATTGAAGGGCTGTTCCTTCTGGGCTCGGACTAGAAAATCCCGGGCCTTCTGATACTCAGTCATGAGGAGGCAGGCCTGTCAAaaggacaaaattttaaaagcacactTTAGGAAAGACAGCACTTCTGCAGTGCCCAAGCTGAACACCACTGCTGCCTTTCTTCGGGCATTCATTCCCAAGTCCCTGCCCTCCAACTCACCTGTCCACATCGGAAGAGGGCCTTGGTGTTCTTTTGGTCAATGACTAGAGCCTGCTCTCCATAGCGCAGGGCCATGGTGGGTCGCTCCAGCTTCAGGTACGTAAAGGACAGGTTAAGGAGAACAAGCAGCTTGGCGGTCTCCACCAGGAGCTGCTCTTCAGCGGGTGCTGATCGCCGGTGGAGAAGCAACAAGGCCTGTGGAGAAGGAAGACAGGAGGTCAAGAGAAGGTGGTCTTATATATAGCAAACcctaagaacacacacacacatacacacaattagTGCTAAAAAGtgagttcagcaaagttgcaggacacaagatcAATATATGAGAGTTAGTTGTATTTCTTTACTCTTGCAATAAATAATCCAAAAacgaaattaagaaaacaactccatttataacagcatcaaaaagaataaaataagtggCAATAAATTTAAAGTGTAACACTTGTAGACTGAAAACTATacaacattgttgaaagaaattaaagaagatctaaataaatggaaagacatctcatgttcacAGATCAGAAgatttaatactgttaaaatggcaaGAGTGCCCAAATTGTTCTACATTTTCAATGCAACCACTACCAAAATTTGCAAAAATGGACAAGCGGATCTGAAAATTCATACAGAAATTCAagagatcctgaatagccaaaaaacattaaaaaaaagaaagaacaaagttgtaAGACTCATACTCTCTAATTTCAAATCTTATTAATTACCAAGCCAGTGTGATAcccataaggatagacatatagatcagtggaagagAACCAACAATGCAGATTGAGAATCCAGAAACAAACCTATATACATCTagagtcaactgattttcaacagggTGCCAcaccattcaatggagaaagagcagtcttttcaacaaatggtgctatgATAAACGGATgtcaacatgcaaaagaatgaagctggattCCTACCTCAGACAGCATACAACAATTCactcaaaatggaccacagacTTAAATCTAAGAGCTCAACTGtaagactcttagaagaaaacactggTGTAAATCTTTGTGGTCTTAGATTAATAATGACACTGAAAGCACAAATatctaaagaataaataaactggacttcatcaaaattaaaagctcttGTGCTTCAAAAgccactatcaagaaagtgaatgaAGAAAATGACTGAAGGCTGACTGGTGTTTAAGAAAAATTActatagagacttccctggtggtgcagtggttaagagtgtgcctgccaatgcaggggacactggttcgagccctggtctgggaagatcccacacgccacggagcaactaagcctgtgtgccacaactactgagcctgtgctctagagcccacaagccacaactactgaagcctgtgtgcctagagcccacgctccgcaacgagaagccaccgcaataagaagcctgcgcaccgcatcgaagagtagcccctactcgctgcaactagagaaagcccgagtgcggCAACGcagaccctatgcagccaaaaataaataaataaaataaattttaaaagtgtatatatgtcaatccccatctcccaattcataaaaaaaagatatatgcaccttacgttcattgcagcattatttacagtagccaagatatggaagcaacctaagtgccccaaaatagatgaatggataaagaaaatgtggtatatatacacaatggaacattattcagccgtaaaatagaacgaaatcttgccatctgcgaCAACACGGATGcacctagaaggtattatgctaagtgaaataagtcagagaaagacaacgTCTATTGGtatttccctcctcttctaacAGAGCCTCCATTTCATTCAAAGCAGCAATGTACTAATTAACCCACACTTCCCAGCTTCTAATACATACACAGCTAAGGGCAAATGGACATTTACCACGGgtctggccaatgagatataaAGGGAAGCTGGGGTAGGAGGAATTCTGGAAAGCTCTTAATATAAATAAACACACCAgactcttctccctttccttcgTCCTGCCCAGATGAGCACATGATGCTGCAGGTTGAACTACcatcttggggggaaaaaaacccaacaaaaacacGCTTAAGGGCAGCTGAGCAGAGAGACCTATGGAACCTGAATCCCTGATGGCTTTGTGGAACTGCTATGCCAGGCTTTGActgcctcctttctttctttaaattttatttatttatttatttttggctgtgttgggtcttcgttgctgtgcgctggctttctctagttgcggcgagcgggggctactcttcgttgcggtgtgcgggcttctcattgtggtggcttctctggttgtggagcacgggctctatggtgtgcgggattcagtagttgcagcacacgggctcagtagttgtggcgcacgggctctagagcgcaggctcagtagttgtggcacatgggctttgttgctccgcagcatgtgggatcttcccagaccagggcttgaacccaggtcccctgcattggcaggcggattcttaaccactgcgccaccagggaagccctgactgccTCCCTTCTTATGTGAGAAATATTACGTCTCTAGTTTATTTGAAAAACTGTTTTTCAGGATTCTGTGGTTTACAGCTGAATGCAAATCCTGAATGTTTAGTGTCACTATGCAAGTGAGACAAAAATCAGAACGCCCCTAAACTCTATCCTGTTTGCCTCTAGCACTTAGGGTGCAAAGTTGGGCACACAGAAAGTGTttataatatttgctgaatgcatCGCAAGGCCAACAGTGAATTCCTGTCAGCAAAACCTCCACAGGAAGCCAAATCACAATCAGAAGCTTGGTGAGAATGGAGTCACAATTAGATGAATCTCCACTGTCAGAGAGACGTGAAATGAAGATGGCAAATGGGGTGGAGAAGTCAGTAGGTAGAGAACCCTGAACtagaaagagaattttaaaaacttttttattgagaAACACACACAGTTAAGTACAAAAGTAAGCATCCAGCTCAGTGGATTTTCACAGTCTGAACACACCCATGCAGTCACATCCAGATCCATGACCAGACGTCACCGGCTCCCCCACACTCTGTGTCCCCTCGCCTAGCCTCCAGCCCTCTGGCATGTGGAGTTTTAAGCAAGATGTTTCTTAACGGCTGTACGTGAGAAGTAGGGACAGAGACAAAAGTCTGTACCTTTTAAAGAAGGAAGTTTCCAGGGTCTAAACGTGTACCTTAAAGCAGTCTTACCCGTTTATATCTCACTTTGGCATCATAGAAACGATTTTGGCGGAAAAGGTAGTTGCCAAACTCCCGTTCAGTAGCTGCCACTTTTAGGACCTTCTGAAGTGGAAACTGATCCTGTTGCTCCTGAGGATCAAAGACAAGGACACCAGCAAGGAATCTGAACGCCACAATGCCAGTGTCGTTACAGCTGTCAGTTCTGCTCCTTTAGGTTAGGAACCTCTGTTCACTGCCACCTGTGTGCCGAGCATGGGGCTAGGTGGCTCTGCAGAAGTCACCTCTGTGAATCCCAACAGAAGCCACGGCAGGTCAGTGCCATTACTGCTCCTGTTCTACAGACTAGAGCCAAAATGAAGTCTACTAGTTTAGTCCTACCCAGAGATGCTCCCTAAAGAAGCAGTTTCTCATAGAATTAGAAACTGATGGAACTTGTCAAGCACAGAAGTCACGTATCAGGACAACCACTCATCCAGCAAGCATTTAACAGGTCTTGGTCCGCCCAGGGCCCTGCTGGTCTTTCTGGCCATGAGGCTCTACCCTTGgtacacatcagaatcacctgtagagCCTCTTTTTAAATAGATGTCCTAGCCCCATCCCCAAAGATTCTAAATCAGTACACGGGAGTTGGGACCCAGGTTATCTGCAAGAACCTCTGCTTTGTGGAAAGATGAGAAAAAGGTAATAACTCTCACTTGAGGTGGTGACAGTTTAGCTGGGGAGATGTCATATACAGATGTGAACCTGGGGTGGACATCTAAGGCCACATGTATAGCCAGGGTGAGACACCGTAACAAGGAGTGCATGTGACTGCTGACGATCAAAAGCCTTGTCTCTACGGGATGAGTTAAGTGAAAGGCTACAAAGGAGAGGCAATTTTTAAGTTATGAAGACAGAGGCCAtctgtcccagtttgcctgggattGTCCCGGTTTACACTCAATGTCCTGGTATCCCATCTGGTTAATAGTACCTCTCACTCTCAAGGGTCCTGGgttggacaataaattatatgatcaCCTTAGTTATGAGCTATCAGTGCTCGACTTGCTGGGAACCAAACAGTGTTGAGAAACAAATGTTCCTTGTCTTTCAGGGATAATTGGCAAACAGTGACTGAAAGGTCAGTTCAGCCTGGTGGTCCATAACAAACCCTTGGCCTAGCACATGTACCCACACACAAGAGCCAGCAGAACTAAGACAGACGCATACTAACAAGTGGCGGGACACTCCCCCGCTCCCCACCGCCACGCGGGAGGCTGGGGCGGAATCTGGGGCTGAGGATCTTCAGCAGGACAGGATAATTACCCAAAACACAAACCCGTCCCAACTCTCTGTCAAGTGCTGACATCTGTGCTCCAGAACTTACGGCTGAGAGGACACAAAACTTGTCTGACTCAGCAGAATCCAGGAAGTCAAGCAGCTCGATCTCAAACAAGACGGTAGCGTTTGGGGGGATCAGGGGAGGACAGCCCAGCATTCCGTAAGCGTAGGTCGGTTTGAACAGAAACCTGGCCACCTCTCCTCTCCGCATGCTCAGAAGGCCCAACTCCATGCCCCAAAGTGTGATATCTGGAAGAAGGGACGAAAAATACATGGCGGAAACTTGCCCAGTATCCTGTCCCAGTGCTATCCATTTCCTCCCCCTTCACGTCCACATCTCACCACAAGTATCCCAAGCCTTCTGCACTGTGGTCCCAACTCACTTCTCAGCCttgtttcccccccacccccagactctAACTCCTCCAGGCTCTGCAGCATTCTGGCCTCTACATCTCTGTTCACGCAGTTCCTTCTTCCTGCAATGTTGTCCTCCTCCCTCAAGGCCCAGCTTCTACCTTGAGTGAACCCTTCTTCAAACTTCAGGGCTCATTTCAAATGCCCCCTCTACCATGAAGTCTTCCCAGCTGGAATTAACTGTGCCTTCATTAAGCACTCCCATAAAACACTGCTTATGCCTCCCAGGAGCTCCATGAGGTTAGTTGTCTGGAGTGTGTCAATCTCCACCATACTGGCCCCAGCCTTTCTAATCATCTGAGTACATCCTCTCTGTTCACCCTGCCTTGTAAAAGAGTCATTCAATAGATTTGTACTTAGTAAACTAACAAAGAAGAATGCAGCACCCCATGTTTAAGTCAGGATGCAAAGGTTACCTTCCTTGCCAGGCAGGCCATCTCCCAAATACCTCGGTCTCAGGGGAATGTGGAAGACAACGTTTAGCAAAACCCAGCCTCAGAAAAACCAACTTGAAGACTCAGTTCTCTGGACAGCTTTCCAGTCCTAGGGCGCTGCCCTGCATCAGCTCCCCAAGCTGCGGCGTCTTTTCCAGCTCCTTTTCTGAACTTACCCTCTCCAAGTTTCATGAGCCGAGGGGTTTTCCTAAAGCAATTGGAATCAAAAGGCTTGTCCATGTGCTCCAGATACCCAGAATATTTCACTAGGACAGAAAAAAGAGACAGTGGGAGGAAAGCGGACCAAAGGCACTCACACCTCCACATCTCATCTCTTTGTCACACAAAAGCAATGTGAGCACCAGATGCCCTTAAACTGCCCCACACCCTGAGCGATAGGAGAAACCTTCGCTCAACGTCTGGATGCCGGCCCTCTGGCCCTGAGGTTGAAGAGCTGGGCTGGGGGGCCTCCCAGAGCCCCTTGTTCACAGTGGTCTCACTAAGGGGTAGTGAGTTCCCTCGCTTATCCCTTAAAACCCGAGGAACTGCCAGCACTAGGGCATCGCCAGCCTCTCAAGGGCAGACGGCACCCAGGGCCGCACGACATACCGAGCACCGAAGCGTCTGGTGTCACCAACTCTCCGGAACCCTCTCGGATGACATCCTTCAGCACGCCCCGGTCCCCGGAAAGGTCCAGCATCCTTTGACTTAACCGCTGGTACCGAGACTTGTGGGG
The sequence above is a segment of the Orcinus orca chromosome 16, mOrcOrc1.1, whole genome shotgun sequence genome. Coding sequences within it:
- the FKBP6 gene encoding inactive peptidyl-prolyl cis-trans isomerase FKBP6; this translates as MGGSTRSPGVLQRDDASSQSRYQRLSQRMLDLSGDRGVLKDVIREGSGELVTPDASVLVKYSGYLEHMDKPFDSNCFRKTPRLMKLGEDITLWGMELGLLSMRRGEVARFLFKPTYAYGMLGCPPLIPPNATVLFEIELLDFLDSAESDKFCVLSAEQQDQFPLQKVLKVAATEREFGNYLFRQNRFYDAKVRYKRALLLLHRRSAPAEEQLLVETAKLLVLLNLSFTYLKLERPTMALRYGEQALVIDQKNTKALFRCGQACLLMTEYQKARDFLVRAQKEQPFNHDINNELKKLASYYRDYLGKEKEMCHRMFAPGEHGSTVGEN